The proteins below are encoded in one region of Meriones unguiculatus strain TT.TT164.6M chromosome 18, Bangor_MerUng_6.1, whole genome shotgun sequence:
- the Ckmt1b gene encoding creatine kinase U-type, mitochondrial — protein MAGPFSRLLSARPGLKLLALAGAGSLAAGILLRPESVRAASERRRLYPPSAEYPDLRKHNNCMASHLTPAVYARLCDKTTPTGWTLDQCIQTGVDNPGHPFIKTVGMVAGDEETYEIFAELFDPVIQERHNGYDPRTMKHTTDLDASKIRSGYFDERYVLSSRVRTGRSIRGLSLPPACTRAERREVERVVVDALSGLKGDLAGRYYRLSEMTEAEQQQLIDDHFLFDKPVSPLLTAAGMARDWPDARGIWHNNEKSFLIWVNEEDHTRVISMEKGGNMKRVFERFCRGLREVEKLILERGWEFMWNERLGYILTCPSNLGTGLRAGVHIKLPLLSKDSRFPKILENLRLQKRGTGGVDTAATGSVFDISNLDRLGKSEVELVQLVIDGVNYLIDCERRLERGQDIRIPPPLVHGKH, from the exons ATGGCTGGTCCCTTCTCCCGTCTGCTGTCTGCCCGCCCCGGACTCAAGCTCCTGGCTTTGGCTGGAGCTGGATCTCTGGCCGCTGGGATTCTGCTCCGCCCGGAATCTGTACGAGCCGCCAGTGAACGGAGGAGATTGTATCCCCCGAG CGCTGAGTACCCAGACCTCCGAAAGCACAACAACTGCATGGCCAGTCACCTGACCCCAGCGGTCTATGCACGGCTCTGCGACAAGACCACACCCACTGGTTGGACGCTAGATCAGTGCATCCAGACTGGCGTGGACAACCCCGGCCACCCCTTCATCAAGACTGTGGGCATGGTGGCCGGAGATGAGGAGACCTACGAG ATATTTGCGGAACTGTTTGACCCTGTGATCCAGGAGAGACATAATGGCTACGACCCCCGAACGATGAAGCACACCACTGACCTTGATGCGAGTAAA ATCCGTTCTGGCTACTTTGATGAAAGGTATGTATTGTCCTCAAGAGTCAGAACTGGCCGAAGCATCAGGGGCCTCAGCCTCCCTCCAGCCTGCACTCGGGCAGAGCGACGCGAGGTGGAGCGTGTCGTGGTGGACGCGCTGAGCGGACTGAAGGGGGACCTGGCTGGACGGTACTATAGGCTCAGTGAGATGACAGAGGCGGAGCAGCAGCAGCTGATCGAT GACCATTTTCTGTTCGACAAACCTGTGTCCCCGTTGCTGACAGCAGCAGGAATGGCTCGAGACTGGCCAGATGCTCGAGGGATCTG GCACAACAATGAGAAGAGTTTCTTGATCTGGGTGAATGAGGAGGACCACACACGGGTCATCTCTATGGAGAAAGGCGGCAACATGAAGAGAGTGTTTGAGAGATTCTGCCGGGGCCTCAGAGAG GTGGAGAAGCTGATCCTGGAGCGAGGCTGGGAGTTCATGTGGAATGAGCGTTTGGGATACATCTTGACCTGTCCATCTAACCTGGGCACTGGACTTCGGGCGGGAGTGCATATCAAACTGCCCCTGCTAAGCAAA GACAGCCGCTTCCCAAAGATCCTGGAGAACTTAAGACTCCAGAAGCGCGGGACTGGAGGAGTGGACACTGCCGCCACCGGCAGTGTCTTTGACATCTCTAACTTGGATCGACTTGGCAAGTCAGAG GTGGAGCTGGTGCAGCTGGTCATTGATGGAGTGAACTATCTGATTGACTGTGAACGGCGTCTGGAGAGAGGACAGGATATTCGAATCCCTCCGCCTCTCGTCCACGGCAAACATTAA
- the Ppip5k1 gene encoding inositol hexakisphosphate and diphosphoinositol-pentakisphosphate kinase 1 isoform X14: protein MWSLTANEDESTTAHFFLGAGDEGLGACGIGTRMEVSDSELLEDEEDEVPPEPQIIVGICAMTKKSKSKPMTQILERLCRFDYLTVVILGEDVILNEPVEKWPSCHCLISFHSKGFPLDKAVAYSKLRNPFLINDLAMQYYIQDRREVYRILQEEGIDLPRYAVLNRDPACPEECNLIEGEDQVEVNGAVFPKPFVEKPVSAEDHNVYIYYPSSAGGGSQRLFRKIGSRSSVYSPESSVRKTGSYIYEEFMPTDGTDVKVYTVGPDYAHAEARKSPALDGKVERDSEGKEVRYPVMLTAMEKLVARKVCVAFKQTVCGFDLLRANGHSFVCDVNGFSFVKNSMKYYDDCAKILGNTIMRELAPQFQIPWSIPTEAEDIPIVPTTSGTMMELRCVIAIIRHGDRTPKQKMKMEVTHPRFFALFEKHGGYKTGKLKLKRPEQLQEVLDITRLLLAELEKEPGAEIEEKTGKLEQLKSVLEMYGHFSGINRKVQLTYYPHGVKASSEGQDLQREALAPSLLLVLKWGGELTPDGRVQAEELGRAFRCMYPGGQGDYAGFPGCGLLRLHSTFRHDLKIYASDEGRVQMTAAAFAKGLLALEGELTPILVQMVKSANMNGLLDSDSDSLSSCQHRVKARLHHILQQDAPFGPEDYDQLAPTGSTSLLNSMSVIQNPVKVCDQVFALIENLTHQIRERMQDPSSADLQLYHSETLELMLQRWSKLERDFRQKSGRYEISKIPDIYDCVKYDVQHNGSLGLQGTAELLRLSKALADVVIPQEYGISREEKMEIAVGFCLPLLRKILLDLQRTHEDESVNKLHPL, encoded by the exons ATGTGGTCATTGACGGCCAATGAGGACGAGAGCACTACGGCCCACTTCTTTCTTGGAGCTGGAGATGAGGGGTTGGGTGCCTGTGGAATAGGCACCAGGATGGAAGTGAGTGACAGCGAGCTCctggaggatgaggaggatgaaGTG CCTCCAGAACCTCAAATTATCGTTGGCATCTGTGCCATGACCAAGAAATCCAAGTCCAAGCCAATGACCCAAATCCTAGAGCGACTCTGCAGATTTGACTATCTGACTGTTGTCATCCTGGGAGAAGATGTGATCCTGAACGAGCCTGTGGAGAAGTGGCCGTCCTGCCACTGTCTCATTTCTTTCCACTCCAAAG GCTTTCCTCTGGACAAAGCTGTTGCTTACTCCAAGCTTCGAAACCCCTTCCTTATCAATGACCTGGCCATGCAGTATTACATCCAAGATAG GAGGGAGGTGTACCGGATCCTACAGGAGGAAGGTATTGATCTGCCACGATACGCTGTGCTCAACCGTGACCCCGCCTGTCCTGAGG AGTGCAACCTGATAGAGGGTGAAGATCAGGTGGAAGTCAATGGGGCTGTCTTCCCCAAGCCCTTCGTGGAGAAGCCAGTGAGTGCAGAAGACCACAATGTTTACATCTACTACCCCAGCTCTGCTGGGGGAGGGAGCCAGCGCCTCTTCCGTAAG ATTGGCAGCCGGAGCAGTGTCTACTCTCCTGAGAGCAGCGTCCGGAAGACAGGATCGTATATCTACGAGGAGTTCATGCCGACAGATGGCACAGATGTTAAG GTGTATACGGTGGGGCCAGATTATGCCCATGCTGAAGCCAGAAAGTCTCCCGCTTTGGATGGGAAGGTTGAACGAGACAGTGAGGGGAAGGAGGTTCGCTATCCAGTCATGTTGACTGCCATGGAAAAGCTGGTGGCCAGGAAGGTCTGCGTAGCTTTTAAG CAAACAGTTTGTGGATTTGACCTTCTTCGTGCCAATGGTCACTCCTTTGTGTGTGATGTCAATGGCTTTAGCTTTGTCAAGAACTCAATGAAATACTATGATGATTGTGCCAAGATTCTGGG GAATACTATCATGCGGGAGCTTGCCCCACAGTTCCAGATACCGTGGTCCATCCCCACAGAAGCTGAGGACATTCCCATTGTCCCTACCACATCTGGCACTAT GATGGAACTCCGTTGCGTCATTGCGATTATCCGTCACGGAGATCGAACTCCAAAGCAGAAGATGAAGATGGAAGTAACACATccgag GTTTTTTGCTCTATTTGAAAAACATGGTGGATATAAAACAGGGAAATTAAAACTTAAGCGACCGGAGCAGCTCCAG GAGGTGCTGGACATTACCAGGCTGCTGCTGGCTGAGttggagaaggagccaggagctgAGATTGAGGAGAAGACTGGGAAGCTAGAGCAGCTCAAGTCCGTGCTGGAGAT GTATGGTCACTTCTCAGGTATTAACCGGAAGGTGCAGCTGACTTACTACCCGCACGGAGTGAAAGCCTCCAGCGAGGGGCAAG ATCTGCAGAGAGAGGCTCTGGCACCATCTCTTTTGCTAGTGCTGAAGTGGGGTGGAGAGCTGACACCGGATGGCCGTGTTCAGGCCGAGGAGCTGGGGCGAGCTTTTCGCTGTATGTACCCCGGAGGCCAGG GTGACTATGCTGGCTTCCCCGGCTGTGGACTGCTTCGTCTCCATAGCACTTTCCGTCACGACCTCAAGATCTACGCGTCTGACGAGGGCCGTGTCCAGATGACTGCTGCTGCCTTTGCGAAA ggcctCCTAGCTCTTGAAGGGGAGCTCACACCCATCTTGGTACAAATGGTGAAGAGTGCCAACATGAACGGGCTGCTGGACAGCGACAGCGACTCCCTGAGCAGCTGCCAGCACCGGGTGAAGGCACGGCTGCACCACATCCTGCAGCAGGACGCTCCCTTCGGCCCCGAGGACTATGACCAG CTAGCGCCTACTGGAAGCACCTCTCTGCTCAACTCCATGTCTGTAATCCAGAATCCCgtgaaagtctgtgatcaggtaTTTGCCCTGATTGAAAACCTTACCCACCAGATCCGGGAACGGATGCAGGACCCCAGCTCTGCAG ACCTGCAGCTCTACCACAGTGAGACACTAGAGCTAATGCTACAGCGTTGGAGTAAACTAGAGCGCGACTTCCGACAGAAGAGCGGGCGCTACGAGATCAGTAAGATCCCTGATATCTATGACTGTGTCAAGTACGATGTACAACACAATGGGAGTCTGGGACTTCAAGGCACAGCCGAGTTGCTACGTCTTTCAAAAGCCCTGGCCGACGTGGTCATTCCCCAG GAGTACGGGATCAGCcgagaggagaagatggagattGCCGTGGGCTTCTGTCTCCCGCTCTTGCGGAAAATCCTGCTTGACCTGCAGAGAACCCACGAGGATGAGTCTGTCAACAAGCTGCATCCCCTGTGA